A region from the Panicum hallii strain FIL2 chromosome 1, PHallii_v3.1, whole genome shotgun sequence genome encodes:
- the LOC112898565 gene encoding E3 ubiquitin-protein ligase ATL31-like, protein MPTPRHGRALLIALLASALNAASAQPSPPGVYDDYMSGQVHVSTAMIALLAAVIAVFVFIAFFTIYLRHCSGYALRHDDDRAAAPNFDALVSRSRRQRRPRGLDAEVVEAFPTMKYAEARALRVGKGGALECAVCLSEFEDEERLRLLPKCSHAFHPECIGEWLASHVTCPVCRCNLDPNKDTSSDEEASFPSIPVASSISSESVVARMGDGPLPVAVVIDVVPEEEEERRQEALELQQIGTQRRAMRSRSGRRPAPAQLARSHSTGHSLAVRLDRDLERFTLRLPEHVRREMVAAGEHSSQLRRGRRAGEGSSRGGRSAPLGRPGRWQSLIARTFSGKLSFFSVSRMSVSSDRGEVSSSSSTRLRGKRVAAVDAADVPPKASVCLDRIGGSASGAKAGAASREVAAAADEEKAVTQQLPT, encoded by the coding sequence ATGCCCACGCCTCGCCACGGCCGCGCGCTGCTCATCGCGCTCCTCGCGTCCGCGCTCAACGCGGCCAGCGCGCAGCCCTCGCCGCCCGGCGTCTACGATGACTACATGTCCGGCCAGGTGCACGTCAGCACGGCCATGATcgcgctcctcgccgccgtcatcGCGGTGTTCGTCTTCATCGCCTTCTTCACAATCTACCTCCGCCACTGCTCCGGCTACGCGCTCCGGCACGACGacgaccgcgccgccgcccccaacTTTGACGCCCTCGTCTCGCGGTCGCGGAGGCAGCGGCGCCCCCGCGGGCTCGACGCCGAGGTGGTCGAGGCGTTCCCCACCATGAAGTACGCCGAGGCCAGGGCCCTGCGGGTTGGGAAGGGCGGCGCGCTCGAGTGCGCGGTGTGCCTCAGCGAGTTCGAGGACGAGGAGCGGCTCAGGCTGCTGCCCAAGTGCAGCCACGCCTTCCACCCGGAGTGCATCGGCGAGTGGCTCGCCAGCCACGTGACCTGCCCCGTCTGCCGCTGCAACCTCGACCCGAACAAGGATACGAGTAGCGACGAAGAGGCGAGCTTCCCGTCGATTCCAGTAGCGAGCAGCATCTCCAGCGAATCCGTGGTTGCACGTATGGGTGATGGTCCGCTACCAGTGGCCGTGGTGATTGATGTGGTAcccgaggaggaagaggagcggAGGCAGGAGGCGCTGGAGCTGCAGCAGATAGGGACCCAGCGGCGAGCCATGCGGTCGCGGTCGGggcgccggccggcgccggcgcagcTCGCCCGGTCGCACTCCACGGGGCACTCCCTCGCCGTCCGGCTCGACCGCGACCTGGAGCGGTTCACGCTGCGGCTGCCGGAGCACGTGCGCAGGGAGatggtcgccgccggcgagcacaGCTCGCAATTGCGACGCGGGCGAAGAGCCGGGGAAGGAAGCAGCCGAGGCGGCCGCAGCGCTCCCCTCGGCCGGCCTGGCAGATGGCAATCGCTTATTGCGAGGACGTTCTCCGGGAAGCTTTCGTTCTTTTCGGTGTCCAGGATGTCGGTTAGCTCCGACAGGGGAGAAGTATCGTCCTCGTCGTCCACGAGGTTGAGAGGGAAGCGCGTGGCCGCCGTCGATGCCGCCGACGTTCCTCCTAAGGCGAGCGTCTGCCTTGACCGCATCGGAGGCAGCGCGTCCGGTGCAAAAGCTGGCGCTGCGTCccgcgaggtggcggcggcggcggacgaggAGAAGGCGGTTACGCAGCAGCTTCCGACGTAG